From the Rhinolophus sinicus isolate RSC01 linkage group LG02, ASM3656204v1, whole genome shotgun sequence genome, one window contains:
- the NR4A1 gene encoding nuclear receptor subfamily 4immunitygroup A member 1 isoform X2, with the protein MPCIQAQYGTPAPSPGPRDHLASDPLTLEFSKPTMDLASPEVAPTAPTALPSFSTFMDGYTGEFDTFLYQLPGTAQPCSSASSSASSTSSSSATSPASASFKFEDFQVFGCYPGTLSGPLDETLSSSGSDYYGSPCSAPSPPTPGLQPPQLSPWDGSFGPFSPSQTYEGLRAWTEQLPKAPGPPQPPTFFSFSPPTGPSPRLAQSPLKLFPSQATHPLGEGESYSMPTAFPGLVPTSPHLDGPGMLDVPVTSAKSRSGAPGGSEGRCAVCGDNASCQHYGVRTCEGCKGFFKRTVQKNAKYICLANKDCPVDKRRRNRCQFCRFQKCLAVGMVKEVVRTDSLKGRRGRLPSKPKQPPDASPANLLTSLVRAHLDSGPSTAKLDYSQFQELVLPHFGKEDAGDVQQFYDLLSGSLEVIRKWAEKIPGFTELCAGDQDLLLESAFLELFILRLAYRSKPAEGKLIFCSGRVLHHLQCARGFGNWIDSILAFSRSLHSLVVDVPAFACLSALVLITDRHGLQEPQRVEELQNRIASCLKEHVSAVAGEPQPASCLSRLLGKLPELRTLCTQGLQRIFYLKLEDLVPPPPIVDKIFMETLPF; encoded by the exons ATGCCCTGTATCCAAGCCCAATATGGGACACCAGCACCGAGCCCAGGACCCCGTGACCACCTGGCAAGCGATCCCTTGACCCTTGAGTTCAGCAAGCCCACCATGGACCTGGCCAGCCCCGAGGTGGCTCCCACTGCTCCCACTGCCTTGCCCAGCTTCAGCACCTTCATGGACGGCTACACCGGGGAGTTTGACACCTTCCTGTACCAGCTGCCGGGAACAGCCCAGCCTTGCTCTTCAGCCTCGTCCTCAGCCTCATCCACATCATCGTCCTCAGCCACCTCCCCCGCCTCTGCTTCCTTCAAGTTCGAGGACTTCCAGGTGTTCGGCTGCTACCCTGGCACCCTGAGCGGCCCGCTAGATGAGACCCTGTCCTCCAGCGGCTCTGACTACTACGGCAGCCCCTGCTCCGCCCCATCACCACCCACACCCGGCCTCCAGCCGCCCCAGCTCTCTCCCTGGGATGGCTCCTTTGGCCCCTTCTCCCCCAGCCAGACTTACGAAGGCCTGCGCGCATGGACAGAGCAGCTGCCCAAGGCTCCTGGGCCCCCTCAGCCGCccacctttttttccttcagccCTCCCAccggccccagccccaggctggccCAGAGCCCCCTGAAGCTGTTCCCCTCTCAGGCCACCCACCcgttgggggagggagagagctaTTCCATGCCAACGGCTTTCCCAGGCCTGGTGCCCACTTCTCCACACCTTGATGGCCCGGGGATGCTGGACGTGCCTGTGACCTCAGCCAAGTCCCGGAGTGGGGCTCCAGGTGGAAGCGAGGGCCGCTGTGCTGTGTGTGGGGACAATGCTTCATGCCAGCATTATGGTGTCCGCACCTGTGAGGGCTGCAAAGGCTTCTTCAAG CGCACAGTGCAGAAAAACGCCAAGTACATCTGCCTGGCCAACAAGGACTGCCCTGTGGACAAGAGACGACGAAACCGCTGCCAGTTCTGCCGCTTCCAGAAGTGCCTGGCTGTGGGCATGGTGAAGGAAG TTGTCCGGACAGACAGCCTGAAGGGGCGAAGGGGGCGGCTCCCTTCGAAGCCCAAACAACCCCCGGATGCCTCCCCTGCCAATCTCCTCACCTCCCTGGTCCGGGCGCACCTGGACTCGGGGCCCAGCACAGCCAAACTGGACTACTCCCAG TTCCAGGAGCTGGTGCTGCCCCACTTTGGGAAAGAGGATGCCGGGGACGTGCAGCAGTTCTACGACCTACTCTCAGGGTCCCTGGAGGTGATCCGCAAGTGGGCGGAGAAGATCCCCGGCTTCACCGAGCTGTGTGCAGGTGACCAGGACCTGCTGCTAGAGTCAGCCTTCCTGGAGCTCTTCATTCTCCGCCTGGCCTACCG GTCCAAACCAGCCGAGGGGAAGCTCATCTTCTGCTCCGGCCGTGTGCTGCACCATCTGCAGTGTGCCCGAGGCTTCGGCAACTGGATCGACAGCATTCTGGCCTTCTCGCGGTCCCTGCACAGCTTGGTTGTGGATGTCCCTGCCTTCGCCTGCCTCTCGGCGCTCGTCCTCATCACAG ACCGGCATGGGCTGCAGGAGCCGCAGCGGGTGGAGGAGCTGCAGAACCGCATTGCCAGCTGCCTGAAGGAACACGTCTCAGCCGTGGCGGGCGAGCCC